The following DNA comes from Buttiauxella agrestis.
GATCACGATGTACCATCGCCATCAGCGGTTCACGCAATACCACACTCCAGGCGAGCGTGTCCGGAAGGCGCGTGTTGCGCATCAAACCCAGCTCCAGCTCACCGTCATTTAATGGCGCGATTTGCTCACGAGTATTTATTTCCCTCATCTGGAGATGAATATCCGGGTAAGTACGACGAAAAGTCGACAGGCTATCGGACACCGTCTTAATAAAAGGTGCCGATGAAGTGAAACCGATACGCAGTTCCCCCGTTTCGCCCTGATGCAATCTCGCGGCGCGCCCTGCTGCTGCATCCACCTGGTTTAAAATCTGCCGCGAATCGAGCAAAAACTGACTGCCCGCCGCCGTCAGGCTAACGCTACGGTTGGTGCGCGCCAGTAAACGCGCGCCGATTTGCTGTTCAAGGATTTGAATTTGCTGGCTAAGAGGAGGCTGGGAGATACGCAAGCGTGCGGCAGCACGGCCAAAATGTAGCTCTTCAGCAACGGCAATAAAGTAGCGCAGATGACGCAGTTCGATATTCATACTTTAAACATATCAATTGAGATTATTAATATATTAGACAGAACATTCATGTTTTTCTACTCTGAGAATGAGACCACACCTGCACAATAAGGACCCATTTTGAGTCGTACAACCGTCGTCAACACCGCCCCGGCACAGGACGTTGACGAAAGAGTTTTGCCCCAGCCGACAAGCTTTATCAAACGTGGTTCACCTCAGTTTATGCGCGTCACACTGGCGCTATTTTCTGCCGGACTCGCCACCTTCGCTCTGCTTTATTGCGTCCAACCCATTTTGCCGGTTTTATCGCATGAATTTGGTGTATCCCCTGCCAGCAGCAGTATTTCGTTATCCGTTTCTACCGCGATGTTAGCCATCGGCCTGCTGTTTACCGGGCCACTTTCCGATGCAATAGGTCGTAAACCCGTGATGGTAACAGCGCTTTTGCTGGCATCAATTTGCACGCTCCTTTCGACCATGATGACCAGCTGGCACGGCATTTTAATCATGCGGGCGCTGATTGGGTTGTCGCTCAGCGGTGTGGCGGCAGTCGGCATGACCTATCTGAGCGAAGAGATTCACCCAAGCGTGGTGGCCTTTTCGATGGGGTTGTATATCAGTGGGAACTCCATCGGCGGCATGAGCGGACGCTTGCTGAGCGGTGTGATTACCGATTTCTTTAACTGGCGCATTGCCGTCGCCGCGATTGGCTGTTTCGCACTCGCCTCCGCGTTAATGTTCTGGAAGATTTTGCCCGCCTCAAAGCATTTCCGCCCTTCTTCTTTGCGGCCAAAAACACTGTTTATCAACTTCCGCCTGCACTGGCGTGACAAGGGTTTGCCGCTGCTGTTTGCCCAAGGTTTTCTGCTGATGGGGGCGTTCGTGACGCTGTTTAATTACATCGGTTATCGACTGATGCAAGGGCCATGGTATTTAAGCCAGGCGGTGGTGGGATTGCTATCGGTGGCTTATTTAACCGGCACCTGGAGTTCCCCAAAAGCGGGCGCGATGACGGCTAAATTGGGTCGCGGTCCGGTGATGATTTTCTCCACCGCCATCATGCTGACTGGCCTGTTGCTAACGGTGTTTTCCCCCCTGCCGGTTATTTTTACGGGAATGCTGCTCTTTTCAGCAGGATTCTTCGCTGCGCACTCGGTCGCCAGCGGCTGGATTGGCCCACGGGCTAAACGCGCAAAAGGCCAGGCTTCTTCCCTGTATTTATTCAGTTATTACCTGGGTTCAAGCCTTGCCGGGACACTCGGCGGCGTGTTCTGGCACCAGTTTGGTTGGGCAGGTGTGGCGAGTTTTATCGGCTCGCTGTTGGTCTTGTCATTACTGGTGGGGGCGCGTTTGCATCATCGCGCACAATAAGCGGCTGACAGCCTCGTTTTAGTGGATGCTTTTTGCTATTTTCACAGGCGAAAATCATCTCTTCTCGAGGCCATATGGAAAAGCAAAATTACAACCACCTCACCCGCACCTTCCAGCGTCTTTCAAGATTTGAGCATCTTTCAGCCATCGCTGGCTGGGATATGTTCACCAACATGCCTCCCAATGGTAGTGCCGCGCGAGGCGAGGCTTTGGCTGAACTCAGCGTTTTGCGCCACCAGATCCTGACGGATAAAAAAATTGCCACGCTGTTGCAGGCGGCCGTTCAAGAAAACCTGAATGATGTTGAGCGTGCTAACTTGCGTGAAATGACGCGCCAGTACCAGGAGGCCATTTTACTGCCTGCATCCCTGGTGGAAGAGAAATCACTGGTCGGCACACGCTGTGAACATGGCTGGCGTACCCAACGCCCGGCCAACGACTGGCAGGGTTTTTCGACCAATCTGAAAGAAGTGGTACGCGTCAGCCGCGAAGAAGCAAAACTGCGTGCCGATGCGAAAGGGAAATCCTGCTACGACGCGTTGTTAGATATCTACGAACCCGGCATGACCAGCGCTAAACTCGATGTGTTGTTCGGAGATTTACGCACCTGGCTACCCGAGCTGCTGCAAAAAGTGGTTGATAAACAAGCGAAAGAAACAGTTGTTACGCCGACTGGCCCGTTTGCCACCCAGGACCAACGCGAGCTGGGTCTGGAAACCATGAAGCTGTTGGGTTTTGATTTTAACGGCGGCCGGCTCGATGTCAGTGCGCATCCCTTCTGCGGCGGCGTGCCACAAGATGTGCGTATCACCACGCGCTATGATGAATCTGACCTGGTTAGCGCCCTGTTTGGCGTAATCCACGAAACGGGTCACGCGCGTTACGAACAAAACTTGCCGCGGGAATGGCTCGGCCAACCCGTCGCACTGGCGCGTTCCACGGCTATCCACGAATCACAAAGTCTGTTCTTCGAAATGCAGTTGGGCCGCAGTAAAGAGTTCCTGAAACTGTTGCTGCCGATGGTCACTACTCGCTTTGGCAAACAACCTGCGTTTGAAGCCGCTAACTTTATTGCCGTTAATCAACGCGTTGAACGTGGATTTATTCGCGTCGATGCCGATGAAGTCAGCTATCCGGCTCATGTCGTTTTACGATATGAAATCGAACGTGCGCTGATTGATGGCGATATCGAAGTGGAAGATATCCCGGCATTGTGGGATGAGAAAATGCAGCATTGGCTGGGGCTTTCGACCAAAGATAACTTCCGCAACGGCTGTATGCAGGATATTCACTGGACGGACGGCGCGTTTGGCTATTTCCCGTCGTACACGCTGGGTGCGATGTATGCCGCGCAATTGTTCAATTCCGCAAAACTGGCCCTCCCGCAGCTTGAAAGCGATATCGCAGAAGGTAACTT
Coding sequences within:
- a CDS encoding LysR family transcriptional regulator, encoding MNIELRHLRYFIAVAEELHFGRAAARLRISQPPLSQQIQILEQQIGARLLARTNRSVSLTAAGSQFLLDSRQILNQVDAAAGRAARLHQGETGELRIGFTSSAPFIKTVSDSLSTFRRTYPDIHLQMREINTREQIAPLNDGELELGLMRNTRLPDTLAWSVVLREPLMAMVHRDHPLAACSAISLQQLAQEPFVFFDPHVGTGLYDDILGLLQRHGISPYITQEVGEAMTIIGLVSAGLGVSILPASFKRVRLSEVVWLPLKEAEAQSEMWLVWPKHRELSAAALRISALLTESITALKEP
- a CDS encoding MFS transporter; protein product: MSRTTVVNTAPAQDVDERVLPQPTSFIKRGSPQFMRVTLALFSAGLATFALLYCVQPILPVLSHEFGVSPASSSISLSVSTAMLAIGLLFTGPLSDAIGRKPVMVTALLLASICTLLSTMMTSWHGILIMRALIGLSLSGVAAVGMTYLSEEIHPSVVAFSMGLYISGNSIGGMSGRLLSGVITDFFNWRIAVAAIGCFALASALMFWKILPASKHFRPSSLRPKTLFINFRLHWRDKGLPLLFAQGFLLMGAFVTLFNYIGYRLMQGPWYLSQAVVGLLSVAYLTGTWSSPKAGAMTAKLGRGPVMIFSTAIMLTGLLLTVFSPLPVIFTGMLLFSAGFFAAHSVASGWIGPRAKRAKGQASSLYLFSYYLGSSLAGTLGGVFWHQFGWAGVASFIGSLLVLSLLVGARLHHRAQ
- a CDS encoding carboxypeptidase M32, whose product is MEKQNYNHLTRTFQRLSRFEHLSAIAGWDMFTNMPPNGSAARGEALAELSVLRHQILTDKKIATLLQAAVQENLNDVERANLREMTRQYQEAILLPASLVEEKSLVGTRCEHGWRTQRPANDWQGFSTNLKEVVRVSREEAKLRADAKGKSCYDALLDIYEPGMTSAKLDVLFGDLRTWLPELLQKVVDKQAKETVVTPTGPFATQDQRELGLETMKLLGFDFNGGRLDVSAHPFCGGVPQDVRITTRYDESDLVSALFGVIHETGHARYEQNLPREWLGQPVALARSTAIHESQSLFFEMQLGRSKEFLKLLLPMVTTRFGKQPAFEAANFIAVNQRVERGFIRVDADEVSYPAHVVLRYEIERALIDGDIEVEDIPALWDEKMQHWLGLSTKDNFRNGCMQDIHWTDGAFGYFPSYTLGAMYAAQLFNSAKLALPQLESDIAEGNFTALFDWLRQNIWQHGSRFTTSELITNATGEDLNPLYFRKHLEARYL